One region of Niallia sp. Man26 genomic DNA includes:
- a CDS encoding GbsR/MarR family transcriptional regulator, with product MEGKEQLERARERVIDVIAQNMDLYGVTDSIGRLYGMLMFQEQPMTLDEMKEELGMSKTSMSTSVRTLLELKMVDKVWKKGVRKDLYKAESDWYQNFVDFFAIKWRAAISENETEMKKSLTELNKLLDREDVDEEVKEMAKSDIQKLEYALNYYDWLERFVDSLESKEIFKLIPMKETE from the coding sequence ATGGAAGGTAAAGAACAACTGGAAAGGGCTCGAGAAAGAGTAATTGACGTAATTGCTCAAAATATGGACTTGTATGGCGTAACAGATTCAATCGGCAGACTATATGGAATGTTAATGTTTCAAGAGCAGCCAATGACACTGGATGAAATGAAAGAAGAGCTCGGCATGAGCAAAACGAGCATGAGTACATCTGTCAGAACTTTATTGGAATTGAAGATGGTCGATAAAGTATGGAAAAAAGGGGTAAGAAAGGATCTATACAAGGCAGAAAGTGATTGGTACCAAAACTTTGTTGATTTTTTTGCAATTAAGTGGAGAGCGGCTATTTCGGAAAATGAAACCGAAATGAAAAAATCACTGACTGAATTAAACAAGCTATTGGACCGGGAAGATGTCGACGAAGAAGTAAAAGAAATGGCGAAAAGCGACATCCAAAAACTCGAGTACGCTCTAAATTACTATGATTGGCTCGAAAGATTTGTAGACAGTCTGGAATCAAAGGAAATCTTTAAGCTTATACCTATGAAGGAAACAGAATAA
- a CDS encoding flotillin family protein has translation MALEIWIIIGIVLILFIALVGIFIAKYKTAGPDEALIVTGSYLGSKNVHVDESGNKIKIIRGGGTFILPVFQQSEPLSLLSSKLDVSTPEVYTEQGVPVMADGTAIIKIGGSIGEIATAAEQFLGKSKGDRENEAREVLEGHLRSILGSMTVEEIYKNRDKFSQEVQRVASQDLAKMGLMIVSFTIKDVRDKNGYLDSLGKPRIAQVKRDADIATAEADKETRIKRAEADKDAKKAELERATEIAEAEKENQMKMADFRRDQDIAKARADQAYDLETARSKQDVTEQEMQIRIIERQKQIELEEKEILRREKQYDSEVKKKADADRYAVEQSAEANKRRQMAEADANQYRIESQAKAEAEKVRVDGLAKAEAEKAKGETEAEIIRLKGLAEAEAKRKIAEAYDMYGQAAMLDMVLEMLPEYAKQVASPLGNIDKITVVDTGGNGSSGANKVSAYATDLMATMQESLKASAGIDVKELLDNLSGKRVDALPSEVKE, from the coding sequence ATTGCTCTAGAAATTTGGATTATTATCGGAATTGTACTTATTTTGTTTATTGCGTTAGTAGGTATTTTTATCGCTAAATATAAAACAGCAGGGCCTGATGAAGCACTTATCGTTACAGGCAGCTATCTAGGTTCGAAAAATGTTCATGTAGATGAATCAGGAAATAAAATTAAGATTATTCGCGGCGGCGGTACATTTATTTTGCCTGTGTTTCAGCAGTCAGAGCCGCTAAGCTTGCTGTCAAGTAAGCTAGATGTATCCACACCAGAAGTTTATACAGAACAAGGTGTTCCTGTTATGGCTGATGGTACGGCTATTATAAAAATTGGCGGATCAATTGGCGAAATTGCAACTGCAGCCGAGCAGTTCCTTGGAAAATCAAAAGGAGATCGGGAAAATGAAGCAAGAGAAGTGCTGGAAGGTCATCTTCGCTCGATTTTAGGGAGTATGACAGTCGAAGAAATCTATAAAAACAGAGATAAATTCTCTCAAGAAGTGCAGCGGGTTGCGTCACAAGATTTGGCAAAGATGGGCTTAATGATTGTTTCCTTTACAATAAAGGATGTAAGAGATAAGAACGGCTATTTAGATTCTCTTGGTAAGCCTAGAATTGCCCAAGTGAAAAGAGATGCAGACATCGCTACAGCTGAGGCAGACAAAGAAACAAGAATTAAAAGAGCAGAAGCAGATAAGGATGCGAAAAAGGCAGAATTGGAGCGGGCTACTGAAATAGCAGAAGCGGAAAAGGAAAATCAGATGAAAATGGCTGATTTCAGAAGAGACCAGGATATAGCGAAAGCTCGTGCTGACCAGGCATATGATTTGGAAACTGCACGTTCTAAACAAGATGTAACAGAGCAAGAAATGCAAATTCGCATCATTGAAAGACAAAAGCAGATTGAACTGGAAGAAAAAGAGATACTAAGAAGAGAAAAGCAATATGATTCGGAAGTGAAAAAGAAAGCCGATGCAGACCGTTACGCAGTGGAGCAGTCAGCAGAAGCAAATAAACGCAGACAGATGGCAGAAGCCGATGCCAATCAATACAGAATTGAGTCACAAGCGAAGGCAGAAGCCGAAAAAGTTCGTGTCGATGGATTGGCTAAAGCGGAAGCTGAGAAAGCAAAAGGGGAAACAGAAGCAGAAATCATCCGCTTGAAAGGTTTAGCAGAGGCAGAGGCGAAGCGGAAGATTGCGGAAGCATATGATATGTATGGCCAGGCAGCTATGTTAGATATGGTGTTGGAGATGCTTCCTGAGTATGCGAAACAAGTGGCAAGCCCGCTTGGCAACATCGATAAAATTACAGTTGTCGATACAGGCGGAAACGGCAGCTCTGGTGCAAACAAAGTATCAGCATATGCGACTGATTTAATGGCAACAATGCAAGAATCTTTAAAAGCATCTGCTGGGATTGATGTGAAGGAGCTTCTGGATAATCTTTCAGGTAAGAGAGTCGACGCGCTCCCTTCAGAAGTAAAGGAATAA
- a CDS encoding glycine betaine ABC transporter substrate-binding protein translates to MKKLITLVFTAALVFALAACGSKADENAPIAEQVDHEIIGIDPGAGIMKAANKAKEDYDLSDWEIVEGSSAAMTATLKKAYDKKEPIIITGWTPHWMFNAYDLKYLDDPKGSFGEDENIHTIVRNGLKEDMPEAYQVLDNFHWDTDAMGEVMMEIYDGTQPEDAAAAWVKDNADVVSEWTKGVSKVNGDKIKLGYVAWDSEIASTNVIGKVLTDLGYDVTLSQVEAGPMWTGVADGSLDAHVAGWLPITHEDYATKYKGKFEDLGANLEGTKLGFVVPSYMDIDSIEDLKAE, encoded by the coding sequence ATGAAAAAATTAATAACATTAGTATTTACAGCAGCATTAGTCTTCGCTCTTGCTGCCTGCGGTTCTAAAGCAGACGAGAATGCTCCCATCGCAGAGCAGGTAGATCACGAAATTATCGGAATTGACCCTGGTGCAGGAATTATGAAGGCAGCAAACAAAGCCAAGGAAGATTATGATTTGTCTGACTGGGAAATTGTCGAAGGTTCAAGTGCGGCAATGACTGCCACATTAAAAAAAGCTTATGATAAAAAAGAGCCAATCATTATTACAGGATGGACTCCGCATTGGATGTTTAATGCATATGATCTGAAATATTTAGATGATCCTAAAGGTTCATTCGGCGAAGATGAAAACATTCATACAATTGTTCGCAACGGTTTAAAAGAAGATATGCCAGAAGCATATCAAGTGCTTGATAACTTCCATTGGGATACAGATGCAATGGGCGAAGTTATGATGGAAATTTATGATGGAACACAACCTGAAGATGCAGCTGCTGCATGGGTGAAAGATAATGCCGATGTTGTAAGTGAATGGACGAAGGGCGTTTCAAAAGTAAATGGCGATAAAATTAAGCTTGGCTATGTTGCTTGGGACAGTGAAATTGCCAGTACAAATGTTATCGGCAAAGTTTTGACTGACCTAGGTTATGACGTTACATTAAGCCAAGTTGAAGCAGGTCCAATGTGGACTGGAGTTGCAGATGGAAGCCTTGATGCACATGTTGCAGGCTGGCTGCCAATAACACATGAAGATTATGCTACTAAGTATAAAGGCAAGTTTGAAGATCTAGGTGCAAACCTAGAAGGCACAAAGCTTGGTTTTGTAGTTCCAAGTTATATGGATATTGATTCTATTGAAGACTTGAAAGCAGAATAA
- a CDS encoding glycine betaine/L-proline ABC transporter ATP-binding protein, translating to MENNVKVKIEDVTKIFGKNSKKAISLLQKGESKGEILKKTGSTVGVNKASFEIKAGEIFVIMGLSGSGKSTLVRLLNRLIDPTLGKIYIDGKDIVKMSKEELRKVRREKISMVFQKFALLPHRTILENTEFGLEIQGIDKAARKQRALESLKLVGLEGYENQYPDQLSGGMQQRVGLARALANDPDVLLMDEAFSALDPLIRKDMQDELLDLQSNMEKTIIFITHDLDEALRIGDRIALMKDGTIVQVGTPEEILMNPSNDYVERFVEDVDLSKVLTANHVMKRAEAVNVDKGPRVALQMMRDLGISSIYVVNKKRVLLGAVTADAAKKAVESNIPLHEILEETVTVSGETLLVDLFDKVSTASIPVAVTDGEHRLKGMLVRGAVIGALAGNNENINSSLEMIETQKTEVLN from the coding sequence ATGGAAAACAACGTAAAAGTGAAAATTGAAGATGTTACAAAAATCTTCGGTAAAAACAGCAAAAAAGCCATTTCCCTTCTCCAAAAGGGTGAGAGTAAAGGGGAAATATTAAAAAAGACAGGTTCAACTGTCGGTGTTAACAAAGCAAGCTTTGAAATTAAAGCAGGCGAAATATTTGTCATTATGGGATTATCAGGGAGCGGTAAATCAACACTAGTCCGTTTGCTGAACAGACTTATTGATCCCACACTAGGGAAAATCTACATTGATGGCAAGGACATTGTGAAAATGTCTAAGGAAGAACTACGTAAAGTCAGAAGAGAAAAGATTAGCATGGTATTCCAAAAGTTCGCTCTTCTTCCGCACCGCACGATTCTGGAAAATACAGAGTTTGGCTTGGAAATACAAGGGATCGATAAAGCTGCCAGAAAACAGCGTGCTTTAGAATCTCTTAAACTAGTCGGCTTAGAAGGTTATGAAAACCAATATCCAGATCAGCTCAGCGGCGGAATGCAGCAGAGGGTTGGTCTTGCGAGAGCACTTGCAAATGATCCAGACGTATTGCTGATGGATGAAGCTTTTAGTGCACTTGACCCGTTAATCCGTAAAGATATGCAGGATGAATTACTTGATTTGCAATCAAATATGGAAAAAACAATCATCTTTATTACACATGATTTAGATGAAGCTTTACGTATTGGTGACCGTATCGCCTTAATGAAGGACGGAACCATTGTCCAAGTAGGTACACCAGAGGAAATCTTAATGAATCCTTCTAACGACTATGTCGAGCGTTTTGTCGAAGATGTTGATCTTTCGAAAGTATTAACAGCAAACCATGTTATGAAACGTGCAGAAGCTGTTAACGTAGACAAAGGGCCTCGTGTTGCTCTCCAAATGATGAGAGACCTCGGAATATCCAGCATTTATGTAGTCAATAAAAAAAGAGTGCTGCTTGGTGCTGTAACAGCAGATGCAGCTAAAAAAGCGGTTGAAAGCAACATACCTCTGCATGAAATATTGGAAGAGACAGTAACAGTAAGCGGGGAAACATTGCTGGTTGACCTCTTCGATAAAGTTTCAACTGCAAGTATACCTGTTGCAGTAACAGACGGGGAACATCGCTTGAAAGGCATGCTTGTCAGAGGTGCTGTTATCGGTGCACTTGCCGGCAATAATGAAAATATTAACAGTTCATTAGAAATGATTGAAACACAAAAAACGGAGGTGCTTAACTAA
- a CDS encoding proline/glycine betaine ABC transporter permease: MENLFPKLPVADWIDTFVDWLTTTFAVAFDGISEGLEVVVDSLVAVFAFIPSYIFIILMTLIAWKLANKKIALFTLVGLFLVDNLGYWDPMLDTLALVLSAVIISIIIGVPLGIWASQKNTVKQIVVPVLDFMQTMPAFVYLIPAIFFFNIGVVPGVVASVIFSMPPTIRLTILGVQQVPADITEATESFGSTTAQKLLKVQLPLAMPTIMAGINQSIMLALSMVVIAAMVGAPGLGADVYRAVTQIQIGRGFEAGLAIVVVAIILDRITQNLGTKKRGGI; the protein is encoded by the coding sequence ATGGAAAATCTATTTCCAAAACTTCCGGTTGCAGATTGGATTGACACATTTGTAGATTGGCTGACTACCACATTCGCAGTAGCATTCGACGGTATCAGCGAAGGTCTTGAAGTTGTAGTAGATTCATTGGTAGCTGTATTTGCTTTTATCCCTTCCTATATCTTTATTATTCTTATGACATTGATTGCATGGAAATTAGCAAATAAGAAAATCGCATTATTTACTTTAGTTGGTTTATTTCTAGTTGATAATCTTGGGTATTGGGATCCAATGCTTGACACATTAGCACTTGTGCTGTCAGCTGTCATTATTTCGATTATCATAGGGGTGCCGCTTGGAATTTGGGCATCGCAAAAAAATACTGTGAAGCAAATAGTTGTTCCTGTACTAGACTTTATGCAGACAATGCCAGCATTTGTATATTTAATTCCTGCTATTTTCTTCTTTAATATAGGAGTCGTTCCTGGTGTAGTAGCATCTGTTATCTTCTCCATGCCACCTACTATTCGATTAACGATTCTTGGTGTTCAGCAAGTACCTGCTGATATTACGGAAGCGACCGAGTCCTTCGGAAGCACCACAGCACAAAAACTATTGAAGGTTCAGCTTCCCCTTGCCATGCCGACAATAATGGCCGGTATTAACCAAAGTATTATGCTTGCGCTATCCATGGTAGTAATCGCTGCAATGGTCGGAGCTCCTGGGTTAGGTGCTGACGTTTACCGAGCAGTTACTCAAATCCAAATCGGACGTGGCTTTGAAGCCGGTTTGGCAATTGTAGTGGTTGCAATCATTCTTGATAGAATTACACAAAATCTTGGTACAAAAAAACGAGGGGGAATTTAA